The Anas acuta unplaced genomic scaffold, bAnaAcu1.1 SCAFFOLD_162, whole genome shotgun sequence genome has a window encoding:
- the LOC137848883 gene encoding uncharacterized protein — protein sequence MRRWQRREVAEEEEVAEKEAVAEEEVAAEVVAEEEVEAEEEMAEEEEEEVEEDEEEEVVEEEEEVAEEEVEAEEEVSEEEEEAVEKEEAVAEEEEEAEEEKVVEEEEVAEEEVVAEEEVEAEKDVAEEEEAVEEEEEVAEEEKEAEEEEVADEEEMAEEEEEEKAEEEEAEEEEAEEEEEAEEEDVAEEEEAEEEVEEEEEEEEEKVEEEEEEEELEEE from the exons atgaggagatggcagaggagggaggtggcggaggaggaggaggtggcggagaaGGAGGCGGTCGCGGAGGAGGAAGTGGCGGcggaggtggtggcagaggaggaggtggaggcggaggaggagatggcggaggaggaggaggaggaggtggaggaggatgaggag gaggaggtggttgaggaggaggaggaggtggcggaggaggaggtggaggcggaggaggaggtttcggaggaggaggaggaggcggtggagaaggaggaggcggtagcggaggaggaggaggaggcggaagaggagaaggtggtggaagaggaggaggtggcggaggaggaggtggtggcggaggaggaggtggaggcggagAAGGAcgtggcggaggaggaggaggcggtggaggaggaggaggaggtggcggaggaggagaaggaggcggaagaggaggaggtggcggatGAGGAGGAGatggcggaggaggag gaggaggagaaggcagaggaggaggaggcagaggaggaggaggcagaggaggaggaggaggcggaggaggaggacgtggcggaggaggaggaggcg gaggaggaggtggaggaggaggaggaggaggaggaggagaaggtggaggaggaggaggaggaggaggagctggaggaggag
- the LOC137848884 gene encoding LOW QUALITY PROTEIN: ubiquitin carboxyl-terminal hydrolase 42-like (The sequence of the model RefSeq protein was modified relative to this genomic sequence to represent the inferred CDS: substituted 2 bases at 2 genomic stop codons), giving the protein MTVVKKPKSSKSKKPSSRRSGKSKKPSTKILMSRTANWGQIPPAEDSSQVSVAQGRGGAIYCRSSEKSKAFAPRDLIVNDGIAPPQSILFPPEKICMDWRETQSVGVGLYNLGNTCFLNATLQCLTYTPPLANYMLSLEHGQSCREQDFCMMCTMETHINQALRCTVDAIEPTHVISNLSRIGQHFRFGSQEDAHEFLRYTVDAMQEACLNGSTELDRSSQATTIIHQIFGGFLRSRVKCLNCKAVSDTYEAFLDITLDIKAVSSVTRALELFVKPEELGGENCYKCSECKKMVPASKRFTIHRSSKVLTISLKRFADFTGGKINKEVKYPEYLDLRAYMSQSMGEPLLYALYAVLVHHGVSCHSGHYICYVKAGNGLWYQMNDAKVVRTDIKRVLGQQAYILFYIRRYDLTLGERAFYLPAPSYPCSFPPGQQGANSKQAGFMGPRLLPHMIKNSSRLNGNGSIKEDAKTTGVTLKRPSSAPPMACVQNQTITRPSITDPSRKQKITTSIHNKLPARRTVSQPDCLSSAAEDEDLYQAVPSSTITNSMPGAMPSVNREVITESLTASQLNSLSEETSVADPPKSTGKDEYLAQYQCDDGGDKEKPRRSKERDLISNENVLYGKETSEPGEKLRQTSSLKCGTECSSKKLSSSAIAERVQGRKDKTKNTEKEHYQSKREHAPSEEKESQKAGPSSKRRCSQSVEVVEQKRHKQEHWEGSRCRSFPGERNSPENGRRAVKYSKYRSGSGGRSEQGSNRYYRSKGERSWSRERYYRDEARRWERCSYYNDYYSPHATGDSRERKFSHGDAAFDKWTATYYGRSHKHYHYKSGWPHGSLLRDEDGRRFSTPGADLHRCSVSQQHSGRHSRERHALPPVSAHLENCRQKNETEGNRKRKSTRAEDSESEIERKDRKIEKELLGGEKNAKISQVLEEKEVXGXTWRESKDKHGEKDSKLHDLCFCVLHFDNANRKRKTRRKRRRKRRKKRNSRKVKGSLEHLDPRFQKITREKKEESHPPDGSSCEQCRSESSKQPYKEGKPSSAGESKKYSSVSSNECIKVSRTLRNLLGRMNTSHSTNVMTVETRRNQEDQKNVTSFLMKMFCTAKRLLSLVRNCGKLPLSSVALNVALKSFPPQLLQRESKVERTRLKTLRKSITKARGNITEHFPSIVSTLLTLMDGTDNREEIVVIGATNRLDSIDPALRRPGRFGREFLFNLPNKEARKEIFKIHTRDWTPKPPDMLLDELAEKCIGYCGADIKS; this is encoded by the exons ATGACTGTAGTTAAGAAGCCCAAATCTTCAAAGTCTAAAAAGCCCTCTTCAAGGCGGTCTGGCAAATCCAAGAAACCAAGTACTAAAATACTGATGTCACGCACCGCAAACTGGGGCCAGATACCGCCTGCAGAAGATTCAAGCCAAGTCTCTGTGGCCCAAGGACGTGGAGGTGCTATTTACTGTAGATCATCTGAAAAATCTAAGGCTTTTGCCCCAAGAGATCTAA TCGTTAATGATGGAATTGCTCCGCCACAGAGCATTCTTTTTCCACCTGAGAAGATTTGTATGGATTGGCGAGAAACACAAAGTGTTGGAGTTGGCCTGTACAATCTTGGCAACACATGTTTTCTTAATGCTACTCTACAGTGTTTGACCTACACACCCCCACTTGCCAATTACATGCTTTCTCTCGAGCACGGCCAGTCAT GTCGTGAACAAGATTTTTGCATGATGTGCACGATGGAGACTCACATTAACCAGGCCCTGCGTTGCACTGTTGATGCCATCGAGCCTACGCATGTTATCAGTAATCTCAGTC GAATAGGACAACATTTCCGTTTTGGCAGTCAAGAAGACGCACACGAGTTCTTGCGCTATACTGTTGATGCTATGCAGGAAGCGTGCTTGAATGGAAGCACCGA attGGACAGATCTTCTCAAGCTACCACCATCATTCATCAAATATTTGGAGGATTTCTAAGATCGAgag TGAAGTGCTTGAATTGCAAAGCAGTTTCGGATACGTATGAGGCATTTCTTGATATCACTTTGGATATAAAG GCGGTTTCATCTGTTACCAGAGCTCTGGAACTCTTTGTGAAACCTGAAGAGCTGGGTGGAGAGAATTGCTATAAATGTAGCGA gTGTAAAAAGATGGTTCCTGCATCCAAGAGATTTACCATACACCGTTCTTCCAAGGTTCTCACAATATCACTGAAAAGATTTGCAGATTTCACAGGTGGAAAGATCAACAAG GAGGTGAAATATCCGGAGTATTTGGACCTGAGAGCCTACATGTCACAGTCAATGGGAGAACCACTGCTCTACGCCTTATACGCGGTGCTGGTACATCACGGTGTCAGCTGTCACTCAGGACACTATATATGCTATGTAAAG GCTGGTAATGGACTTTGGTATCAGATGAATGATGCTAAAGTAGTCCGTACTGACATTAAGAGAGTTCTTGGTCAGCAAGCTTACATACTTTTTTATATCAG GCGCTATGATTTGACACTTGGAGAACGTGCGTTTTACTTGCCAGCACCATCTTATCCCTGTTCATTCCCTCCTGGTCAGCAGGGGGCTAATAGTAAGCAGGCTGGATTTATGGGACCACGACTTCTTCCTCATATGATTAAG aattcaAGCCGTTTAAATGGAAATGGATCCATAAAAGAGGACGCAAAGACCACTGGTGTCACCCTAAAAAGGCCATCTTCAGCACCACCGATGGCCTGTGTTCAAAACCAGACAATTACCAGGCCTTCAATTACTGATCcgtcaagaaaacagaagatcaCCACCAGTATTCACAATAAATTGCCTGCTCGTCGGACTGTGTCACAGCCTGACTGTCTTAGCAGTGCTGCGGAGGATGAAGATCTCTACCAGGCTGTTCCTTCATCCACAATTACAAATTCG ATGCCTGGAGCTATGCCTTCAGTCAATCGAGAAGTCATCACGGAGTCCCTCACAGCCAGCCAGCTGAACAGCTTGTCAGAGGAAACGAG tgtcgcGGACCCTCCGAAATCTACTGGGAAGGATGAATACCTCGCACAGTACCAATGTGATGACggtggagacaaggagaaaccaagaagatcaaaagaacgtgacctcatttctaatgaaaatgttttgtacggcaaagagacttctgagcctggtgagaaattgcggcaaacttcctctctcaagtgtggcactgaatgtagctctaaaaagctttcctcctcagctatTGCAGAGAGAGTCCAAGGTAGAAAGGACAAgactaaaaacactgagaaagagcattaccaaagcaagagggaacatgctcctagtgaagagaaggagagtcaaaaagcaggtcCTTCCAGCAAGAGGAGGTGTTCTCAGAGTGTGGAAGTTGTTGAGCAAAAGCGTCACaagcaggagcactgggagggaagcaggtgCAGATCTTTCCCTGGTGAAAGAAACAGCCCTgagaatggcagaagagcagTCAAATATTCAAAGTACAGATCTGGCAGCGGAGGAAGATCAGAACAAGGTAGCAATAGATATTACCGatccaaaggggaaagaagttgGAGCAGAGAAAGATACTATCGAGATGAAGCACGGAGGTGGGAAAGATGTAGCTATTACAATGATTACTATTCACCTCATGCGACAGGAGACAGTAGAGAGAGAAAGTTCTCTCACGGCGATGCAGCCTTTGACAAATGGACTGCAACTTACTACGGCAGGTCACATAAGCATTATCATTACAAAAGTGGATGGCCTCACGGTTCCCTCTTGAGAGATGAAGATGGACGTCGCTTTAGCACACCCGGAGCAGACTTGCATCGTTGCTCGGTATCTCAGCAACATTCTGGAAGACATTCTCGTGAAAGACATGCGCTTCCACCTGTGTCAGCTCATTTGGAGAACTGTcgccagaaaaatgaaacagaaggaaacagaaaaagaaaatctacccGTGCAGAAGATAgtgaaagtgaaatagaaaggaaagacagaaagatagaaaaggagcttttaggtggtgaaaaaaatgcaaaaatatcacaagttctagaagaaaaagaagtctaagGATAAACATGGAGAGAGTCTAAGGATAAACATGGAGAGAAGGATTCCAA acttcacgatttgtgtttctgtgtgctCCACTTTGACAATGCCAATCGCAAGcgtaaaacaagaagaaaaaggagaagaaaaagaagaaaaaagagaaacagcaggaaagTGAAAGGCTCCTTGGAACACTTAGATCCTCGTTTCCAGAAGATAACgcgggagaagaaggaagaatccCATCCTCCAGATGGCTCTTCATGTGAGCAATGCAGAAGTGAGAGCAGTAAACAACCTTACAAGGAAGGGAAGCCTTCCAGTGCAGGcgaaagcaagaaatacagctCCGTCTCATCCAACGAGTGTATTAAAG tgtcgcGGACCCTCCGAAATCTACTGGGAAGGATGAATACCTCGCACAGTACCAATGTGATGACggtggagacaaggagaaaccaagaagatcaaaagaacgtgacctcatttctaatgaaaatgttttgtacggcaaagagacttctgagcctggtgagaaattgcggcaaacttcctctctcaagtgtggcactgaatgtagctctaaaaagctttcctcctcagctatTGCAGAGAGAGTCCAAGGTAGAAAGGACAAgactaaaaacactgagaaagagcattaccaaagcaagagggaacatCACGGAACATTTTCC ttCCATTGTTTCAACTCTTCTGACGCTTATGGATGGCACAGATAACAGAGAGGAGATCGTGGTAATCGGAGCTACCAACAGACTGGATTCTATAGATCCTGCTTTACGAAGACCAGGACGCTTTGGCAGAGAGTTCCTCTTCAACTTGCCAAATAAAGAG gctagaaaagaaattttcaagattCATACTCGTGACTGGACCCCTAAGCCACCGGACATGTTGCTTGATGAACTAGCTGAGAAATGCATTG gatACTGTGGTGCAGATATCAAATCTTAA